A window of the Hippoglossus stenolepis isolate QCI-W04-F060 chromosome 8, HSTE1.2, whole genome shotgun sequence genome harbors these coding sequences:
- the LOC118114115 gene encoding potassium-transporting ATPase alpha chain 1, translating to MSKTDSYNMFEMDGEMDKKKSKKMKKKERLEGMKKEMDIDDHEITIEELEMRYTTNVDKGLTTTFAQQVLERDGANELKPPKGTPEYVKFARQLAGGLQCLMWVAAVICFIAFGIELGRGNVTCFDDLYLAIVLITVVVVTGCFGYYQEFKSTNIIASFKNLVPQQAVVIRDGQKNQINASQLVVGDLVEVKGGDRVPADIRIITSQSCKVDNSSLTGESEPQTRSPDCTHENPLETRNIAFFSTTILEGVATGVIINTGDRTIIGRIASLASGVGNEKTPIAIEIEHFVDIIAGLAIFFGFTFFVVAMFIGYAFLEAMIFFMAIVVAYVPEGLLATVTVCLSLTAKRLARKNCVVKNLEAVETLGSTSVICSDKTGTLTQNRMTVAHLWFDNHIHAADTTEDQSGQSFDQSSETWRSLARVTTLCNRATFRPDQEGIPIPRKLVVGDASETALLKFTELTVGNTMDYRNRYKKVVELPFNSTNKFQLSIHELEDPLDLRYLLVMKGAPERILERCSTILIKGQELPLDEQWQEAFQTAYMDLGGLGERVLGFCHIYLNDKEFPRGYRFDPDEMNFTTSGLCFAGLISMIDPPRATVPDAVMKCRTAGIRVVMVTGDHPITARAIAANVGIISEGSETVEDIAQRKRIPVEQVNKRDARACVISGGQLKDMSSEELDDALRNHPEMVFARTSPQQKLIIVESCQRLGSIVAVTGDGVNDSPALKKADIGIAMGIAGSDAAKNAADMILLDDNFASIVTGVEQGRLIFDNLKKSIAYTLTKNIPELTPYLVYITVSVPLPLGCITILFIELATDIYPSVSLAYEKAESDIMNLKPRNPRRDRLVNEPLAAYSYFQIGAIQSFAGFTDYFSAMAQEGWFPLLCVGLRAQWEDVHLQDLQDSYGQEWSFSQRLYQEYTCYTVFFVSIEICQISDVLIRKTRRLSVFQQGFFRNRVLVSAIVFQLLLGNLLCYCPGMPNIFNFMPIRVQWWFVPLPFGILIFVYDEIRKLGVRRYPGSWWDQELYY from the exons ATGAGTAAAACG GACTCTTACAACATGTTcgagatggatggagagatggacaAGAAGAAGTcgaaaaagatgaagaaaaaggagaggcTGGAGGGcatgaagaaagaaatggaCATT GACGACCACGAGATTACAATTGAAGAGCTGGAGATGAGATATACCACGAACGTTGACAAG GGCTTGACTACCACATTTGCCCAGCAGGTCCTGGAGAGAGATGGTGCCAATGAGCTGAAGCCTCCCAAAGGAACCCCGGAGTATGTGAAGTTTGCCCGGCAGCTGGCCGGAGGGCTGCAGTGTCTGATGTGGGTCGCCGCTGTCATCTGCTTCATCGCCTTTGGAATTGAACTTGGGAGAGGGAACGTCACCTGCTTTGACGAT CTTTACTTGGCCATCGTGCTGATTACTGTCGTCGTGGTAACTGGATGCTTTGGTTACTACCAAGAGTTCAAGAGTACAAACATCATTGCCAGCTTCAAGAATCTGGTGCCACAg CAAGCTGTTGTCATCCGTGATGGCCAGAAAAACCAGATCAATGCCAGCCAACTGGTGGTGGGAGATTTGGTGGAAGTCAAAGGAGGAGACAGGGTCCCTGCTGATATTCGCATCATCACTAGTCAGTCCTGCAAG gTGGATAACTCGTCCTTGACAGGCGAGTCTGAACCTCAAACCAGGAGTCCAGACTGTACTCATGAGAATCCACTGGAGACCAGAAACATTGCTTTCTTCTCTACCACTATTCTGGAAG GTGTAGCGACCGGTGTGATTATCAACACAGGTGATCGTACCATCATCGGTCGGATCGCCAGCTTGGCGAGCGGCGTTGGCAATGAGAAGACGCCCATCGCCATAGAAATCGAGCATTTTGTGGACATCATTGCTGGTCTTGCGATCTTCTTCGGGTTTACCTTCTTTGTGGTCGCCATGTTTATCGGATACGCCTTCCTGGAAGCCATGATCTTCTTCATGGCTATCGTGGTGGCTTATGTGCCAGAGGGGCTCCTTGCTACCGTCACT GTATGTCTGTCTCTGACGGCTAAACGACTCGCCAGGAAGAACTGTGTTGTAAAGAACCTGGAGGCTGTGGAGACATTAG gCTCCACTTCAGTGATCTGCTCTGATAAGACGGGCACCCTGACCCAGAACAGGATGACTGTGGCTCACCTTTGGTTTGACAACCATATCCACGCTGCTGACACCACTGAAGATCAGTCAG GCCAAAGTTTCGACCAGTCATCAGAGACATGGCGATCACTGGCGAGAGTGACTACCCTGTGCAACAGAGCGACATTCAGACCTGATCAGGAAGGAATACCTATTCCTAGG AAACTCGTGGTGGGAGATGCGTCAGAGACGGCTCTGCTGAAGTTCACCGAGCTCACTGTTGGGAACACCATGGACTACCGTAATCGCTACAAGAAAGTGGTGGAACTGCCCTTTAACTCCACCAACAAGTTCCAA CTGTCTATTCATGAACTGGAGGATCCACTGGACCTGCGCTACCTGCTGGTGATGAAGGGTGCACCAGAGCGAATCCTAGAGCGCTGCTCCACTATTCTGATCAAAGGCCAGGAGCTGCCACTGGATGAGCAGTGGCAAGAAGCTTTTCAGACTGCTTACATGGACCTGGGAGGACTGGGAGAGAGAGTTCTGG GTTTCTGTCATATCTATCTTAACGATAAGGAGTTCCCTCGTGGTTATCGCTTTGACCCCGATGAGATGAATTTCACCACGTCGGGACTGTGCTTTGCTGGTCTCATCTCGATGATTGACCCCCCGAGAGCCACCGTACCCGACGCAGTGATGAAATGTCGTACTGCTGGCATCAGG GTCGTCATGGTGACTGGAGACCATCCAATCACAGCGAGGGCAATCGCAGCCAATGTTGGCATCATCTCAGAAGGCAGTGAAACAGTGGAAGATATCGCCCAGAGGAAGCGCATTCCTGTGGAACAAGTCAACAAGAG ggacgCCCGTGCTTGTGTGATCAGCGGTGGTCAGCTGAAAGACATGAGCAGTGAGGAGTTGGATGACGCCCTGAGGAACCACCCCGAGATGGTGTTTGCAAGAACCTCACCTCAGCAGAAACTGATCATTGTGGAGAGCTGTCAGCGTCtg ggCTCCATCGTCGCTGTTACAGGTGATGGAGTGAACGACTCGCCGGCTCTCAAGAAGGCCGACATTGGCATTGCCATGGGGATCGCCGGTTCAGATGCTGCCAAGAACGCTGCTGACATGATCCTGTTGGACGACAACTTCGCTTCCATCGTCACCGGAGTGGAGCAGG GCCGTCTTATCTTTGACAACCTGAAGAAGTCTATCGCCTACACACTGACCAAAAATATTCCTGAGCTGACTCCATATCTGGTCTACATCACCGTCAGCGTGCCTCTTCCTCTCGGCTGCATCACTATCCTCTTCATCGAACTGGCCACTGACATC tacccctctgtctctctggccTATGAGAAAGCAGAGAGTGACATCATGAACCTGAAGCCCAGGAACCCTCGTCGTGATCGCCTGGTAAACGAACCCCTGGCTGCGTACTCGTACTTTCAGATAG GAGCCATCCAGTCTTTTGCAGGTTTTACAGATTATTTCTCAGCGATGGCCCAGGAGGGCTGGTTCCCGCTCTTGTGCGTCGGCCTACGTGCTCAGTGGGAGGACGTTCACCTTCAGGACCTACAGGACAGCTATGGGCAAGAATGG TCATTCAGCCAGAGGTTGTACCAGGAGTACACCTGCTACACTGTATTCTTTGTCAGTATAGAGATCTGTCAGATCTCTGACGTGCTGATCAGAAAGACTCGACGTCTGTCTGTGTTCCAGCAAGGCTTCTTCAG